From Flavobacterium alkalisoli, the proteins below share one genomic window:
- a CDS encoding DUF3995 domain-containing protein, translating to MIFPVLINTSIFIFLSFLHVYWAMGGKKGMSAVLPSFEEGHAVFTPGPLVTFIVAAAMGIFAFITIGNLDIFREYVNLNIFKYATLAIGFIFTLRAIGDFKYIGFFKKATGTLFAKNDTRYYSPLCVVIAFVSFLIFLLD from the coding sequence ATGATTTTTCCTGTTTTAATAAACACTTCCATATTTATCTTTCTATCCTTTTTACATGTTTACTGGGCTATGGGTGGTAAAAAAGGGATGAGTGCAGTACTCCCCTCTTTTGAAGAAGGCCATGCCGTTTTTACTCCGGGTCCGCTTGTTACTTTTATCGTAGCCGCAGCAATGGGTATTTTTGCTTTTATTACTATAGGCAATCTCGATATCTTCAGGGAGTATGTAAACCTCAACATCTTTAAATATGCCACCCTGGCTATAGGTTTTATCTTTACCCTAAGAGCCATAGGTGATTTTAAATACATTGGCTTTTTTAAAAAAGCAACGGGTACCCTCTTTGCTAAGAATGATACCCGTTATTATTCGCCTTTATGTGTTGTAATTGCCTTTGTAAGCTTTTTGATATTCCTGTTAGACTAA
- a CDS encoding NAD(P)H-dependent oxidoreductase, with amino-acid sequence MKNYIESLNWRYATKKYDPAKKVSKNDLETLKEAVQLSVSSMGLQPYKVLIIENPEVREQLKAAGYNQDGITESSHLFVFAYEKNVNETHVEAYMKNISKVRQVEKESLKPFENMVNGFIQNQTEEGLNTWAVKQAYIALSTLINTAALLHIDATPMEGFNAQQFDEILGLDKLGLSTAVIAAVGYRHEEDSFQHLKKVRKPENELFITI; translated from the coding sequence ATGAAAAATTATATTGAAAGTTTAAACTGGCGTTATGCCACAAAAAAATATGATCCTGCAAAAAAGGTGTCAAAAAATGATCTTGAAACCCTTAAAGAAGCTGTACAGCTAAGTGTATCTTCTATGGGATTACAGCCTTATAAAGTGCTTATTATAGAAAATCCGGAAGTACGTGAGCAGCTTAAAGCAGCCGGTTACAATCAGGATGGTATTACCGAGTCTTCTCACCTTTTTGTTTTTGCTTATGAGAAAAACGTAAATGAAACACACGTTGAAGCTTATATGAAAAACATAAGCAAAGTAAGACAGGTTGAAAAAGAGTCCCTAAAACCATTTGAAAATATGGTTAATGGTTTTATACAAAACCAAACCGAAGAAGGCTTAAATACATGGGCTGTAAAACAGGCTTACATTGCGCTTTCTACCCTTATTAATACTGCTGCATTATTACATATAGATGCTACACCAATGGAAGGCTTTAACGCTCAGCAATTTGATGAGATACTTGGCCTTGACAAACTTGGTTTAAGCACAGCAGTTATTGCAGCAGTAGGCTACCGCCACGAAGAAGACAGTTTTCAACATCTTAAAAAGGTTAGAAAACCTGAAAACGAATTATTTATCACTATCTAA
- a CDS encoding alpha/beta hydrolase, producing the protein MNFEPLKYIYLPSQNAAAYTLLLLHGTGGNERDLIPLAENFGKEYNILSLRGNVSEHGMPRFFKRLGMGVFDEQDLDFRTDEMVAFIKSIADKEGFDITKLIALGYSNGANIAGATLIKYPDFLAGAILYRPMQPFKEIKSAGTNNNVPVFFSSGRLDSTVNPNDTQTYLNNLKELGFAVDYYDIPTGHNLTADDIKLTAQWLATSFK; encoded by the coding sequence ATGAACTTTGAACCTTTAAAATATATATACCTACCATCTCAAAATGCAGCAGCTTATACTTTACTACTGCTGCATGGTACCGGTGGTAACGAAAGAGACCTTATTCCCTTAGCCGAAAACTTTGGTAAAGAATACAACATATTAAGCCTTAGGGGAAATGTTAGCGAACATGGCATGCCACGTTTTTTTAAACGCTTAGGCATGGGAGTATTTGACGAACAGGATCTTGATTTCCGTACCGATGAAATGGTTGCTTTTATAAAGTCTATAGCCGATAAGGAAGGTTTCGATATCACAAAGCTTATAGCTTTAGGTTACTCTAACGGGGCCAATATTGCAGGGGCAACACTTATAAAATATCCTGATTTTTTAGCAGGGGCCATTTTATACAGGCCTATGCAACCGTTTAAGGAAATTAAATCTGCCGGAACAAACAACAATGTTCCTGTGTTTTTCAGCTCAGGAAGGCTTGATTCTACTGTAAACCCGAATGATACGCAAACCTACCTTAATAACCTTAAAGAGCTTGGTTTTGCAGTTGATTACTACGATATCCCAACAGGGCACAACCTTACGGCTGATGATATAAAACTAACAGCCCAATGGCTGGCAACATCCTTTAAATAA
- a CDS encoding rhodanese-like domain-containing protein: MNLSQQEWWDKAQEDADAIILDVRTEDEWNRGIIPGAINIDIYKGQGFIYAIEELDKSKNYYVYCAAGGRSAQACNIMNQLGIENAYNLMGGITQWDGPVTQPE, from the coding sequence ATGAACTTATCACAACAGGAATGGTGGGACAAGGCACAGGAAGACGCAGATGCGATAATCCTTGATGTTCGTACCGAAGACGAATGGAACCGTGGTATTATACCGGGAGCCATTAATATAGATATCTATAAAGGACAGGGCTTTATTTATGCAATAGAAGAACTGGACAAATCTAAAAATTATTATGTGTACTGTGCAGCCGGAGGAAGAAGTGCACAGGCCTGCAACATTATGAATCAGTTGGGCATAGAAAACGCATACAACCTTATGGGCGGAATAACCCAGTGGGATGGTCCGGTAACACAACCTGAATAA
- a CDS encoding cupin domain-containing protein: MEAYTITRIYSDSNGDSRFETVSVPLNDNGEIGFLSEAQKAGTITFRKVVSSYDYDFHNAPARQYIILMDGVIEIETSLGEKRYFKGGDILLVEDTEGKGHKTRNITKEIRSSIFITLL; the protein is encoded by the coding sequence ATGGAAGCTTACACTATAACCCGCATATATAGTGATAGTAACGGAGACAGTCGTTTTGAGACTGTCTCTGTACCTCTTAACGATAATGGTGAAATAGGTTTTCTTTCTGAAGCTCAAAAAGCAGGGACTATCACCTTTAGGAAAGTTGTTTCTTCATACGATTATGATTTTCATAATGCACCCGCCAGGCAATACATTATACTTATGGATGGTGTTATTGAAATAGAAACCTCGCTAGGAGAAAAAAGATACTTTAAAGGCGGCGACATACTACTTGTAGAAGATACTGAAGGTAAGGGACATAAAACCCGAAACATTACAAAAGAAATACGTTCATCTATTTTTATCACTTTATTGTAA
- a CDS encoding MarR family winged helix-turn-helix transcriptional regulator, producing MKIEEVIKATAPMSLPKKIILNIMYTQNVIGESFSEIAKAHDLSPEQYNVLRILRGQKGKPANMCVIQERMIAKTSNTTRLVDKLLLKELVTREVCPDNRRKMEVAITQKGLDLLKILDPVVDNHEAKFCNNLTEKEQELLNGLLEKYRNA from the coding sequence ATGAAAATAGAAGAAGTTATTAAAGCAACGGCACCCATGAGTCTTCCTAAGAAGATTATCCTGAATATTATGTATACCCAAAACGTAATAGGTGAAAGCTTTAGTGAAATTGCTAAAGCTCATGATTTATCGCCTGAACAGTATAATGTTTTAAGGATACTAAGGGGACAAAAAGGTAAACCCGCAAATATGTGTGTTATACAGGAGCGTATGATTGCTAAAACGAGCAACACTACCCGATTGGTAGATAAGTTACTGCTAAAAGAACTGGTAACACGTGAAGTTTGCCCTGACAACCGCAGAAAAATGGAAGTAGCCATAACCCAAAAAGGGTTAGACCTATTAAAGATATTGGACCCTGTAGTAGATAACCACGAAGCAAAATTTTGCAATAACCTTACAGAAAAAGAACAGGAGTTGCTTAATGGACTTCTTGAAAAATACAGAAACGCATAA
- a CDS encoding ring-cleaving dioxygenase: MENRILGLHHITAIAGDAKRNFDFYSKILGLRFIKKTVNFDDPGTYHFYFGDEIGSAGTILTFFPWGEGIPQGRRGSGMATEIGYSVPKGSLEKWVERFDKYNVIYNKPAERFGERFLTFLDPDGLKLELIESETPDNRKPWETDEVKADIATRGFHNVTLTLNNIAGTATVLTEVFGYKLISQDVNRYRFATDAVENAAIVDIVELKDEKRGHVANGTVHHVAFRVKDDETLMKMREKVVVAGLNITPQIDRNYFHSLYFREPGGVLFEIATDNPGFMVDESLEDLGKGLKLPEQYESRRSELEAYLAPIN; encoded by the coding sequence ATGGAAAATAGAATTTTAGGCTTACACCATATTACTGCAATAGCAGGTGACGCCAAACGTAATTTTGACTTCTACTCTAAAATATTAGGCTTACGTTTTATTAAAAAAACCGTAAATTTTGACGACCCCGGTACTTACCACTTTTATTTTGGCGACGAAATAGGCAGTGCAGGAACCATACTTACTTTCTTCCCTTGGGGTGAAGGTATCCCACAAGGAAGAAGAGGCTCAGGAATGGCTACCGAAATAGGTTATTCTGTACCAAAAGGAAGCCTTGAGAAATGGGTAGAGCGATTTGACAAATACAATGTTATTTACAATAAACCTGCCGAAAGGTTTGGAGAAAGGTTCTTAACATTCCTTGATCCTGATGGATTGAAACTGGAACTGATAGAATCTGAAACTCCGGATAACAGAAAGCCGTGGGAAACCGATGAAGTAAAAGCAGATATCGCTACCCGAGGATTTCATAACGTTACCCTTACCCTAAACAATATTGCCGGCACTGCAACTGTATTGACAGAAGTATTTGGTTACAAATTAATATCCCAGGATGTTAACCGTTACCGTTTTGCTACCGATGCAGTAGAAAATGCGGCAATAGTAGATATTGTAGAGCTTAAGGATGAAAAACGAGGTCATGTGGCAAACGGAACCGTACACCATGTAGCCTTTAGGGTTAAAGATGATGAAACCTTAATGAAAATGAGAGAAAAAGTGGTGGTAGCAGGATTAAATATTACTCCGCAAATAGACCGTAACTATTTCCACTCTTTATACTTCAGGGAACCGGGAGGAGTATTGTTTGAAATAGCTACAGACAACCCCGGATTTATGGTAGACGAAAGTCTTGAAGATTTAGGTAAAGGGCTTAAACTTCCGGAACAGTATGAATCTAGACGAAGCGAACTTGAGGCTTATTTAGCACCTATTAACTAA
- a CDS encoding YceI family protein has product MKNFKTIVVALVVALGTITASAQDKKINTSSSKISWVGKKVTGQHEGTISFKDGVLNFKNGKLTGGNFTVDMTSINVTDLKAGEGKEKLEGHLKAKDFFGTDNHATSKLVFKSVKAKSANVYTVTADLTIKNITKPVTFDLTVNKNSATTAFNVDRTKYGIEYNSGSIFDGLGDNMIYDEFELTVNLQF; this is encoded by the coding sequence ATGAAAAATTTCAAAACAATCGTAGTTGCATTAGTAGTAGCTCTTGGTACCATAACAGCATCAGCTCAGGACAAGAAAATCAATACTTCTTCAAGCAAAATCAGCTGGGTAGGTAAAAAAGTTACCGGACAGCACGAAGGTACTATCAGCTTTAAAGATGGTGTACTTAATTTCAAAAACGGTAAACTTACAGGTGGTAACTTTACTGTAGATATGACATCTATCAACGTTACCGATCTTAAAGCTGGTGAAGGTAAAGAGAAACTTGAAGGCCACTTAAAAGCTAAAGATTTCTTTGGTACAGATAACCATGCTACTTCAAAGCTTGTTTTCAAATCAGTTAAGGCTAAATCTGCTAACGTTTATACAGTTACTGCTGATTTAACAATTAAAAACATTACTAAACCTGTAACTTTTGATCTTACCGTAAACAAGAATTCTGCAACTACTGCGTTTAATGTAGACAGAACTAAATATGGTATTGAATACAATTCAGGAAGTATTTTTGACGGTCTTGGAGACAACATGATCTACGACGAGTTTGAACTTACAGTAAACCTACAGTTCTAA
- a CDS encoding thioredoxin family protein, with translation MKTLKFLGAIAIIGLLFAFTAAKTVSGYQVGDVATDFSLKNVDGKKVSLKDFKDAKGYIVVFTCNHCPYAQAYEDRIVALDKKYKKQGYPVIAINPNNPEKQKDDSFEKMQSRAKEKGFTFPYLLDEGQKIYPQYGATKTPHVYVLQKTAKGNVVKYIGAIDDNYEDEAAVTKKYVEDAVNSLLKGKEVSVKETKAIGCSIKA, from the coding sequence ATGAAAACACTAAAATTTTTAGGTGCAATTGCAATAATAGGCCTGTTGTTTGCCTTTACAGCAGCAAAGACGGTTAGCGGCTATCAGGTAGGGGATGTTGCTACAGACTTCAGTTTAAAAAATGTAGATGGTAAAAAAGTATCATTAAAAGATTTTAAAGATGCTAAGGGTTATATAGTAGTATTTACATGTAATCACTGTCCGTATGCTCAGGCTTATGAAGACAGGATAGTTGCCCTTGATAAGAAATATAAAAAACAGGGGTATCCGGTTATTGCCATCAATCCAAACAATCCTGAAAAACAAAAAGACGACAGTTTTGAAAAAATGCAGTCAAGAGCAAAAGAAAAAGGATTTACTTTCCCTTACCTTTTAGATGAAGGACAAAAGATATATCCTCAGTATGGTGCTACAAAAACACCTCACGTGTATGTACTTCAAAAAACTGCAAAAGGTAATGTGGTTAAATACATAGGGGCTATTGATGATAACTATGAAGATGAGGCAGCAGTTACAAAAAAATATGTTGAAGATGCTGTAAACTCACTTTTAAAAGGTAAAGAAGTAAGCGTAAAAGAAACTAAGGCTATTGGCTGTTCGATAAAAGCATAA
- a CDS encoding rhodanese-like domain-containing protein produces MKRALYLAVLFISLISCQAQQKEGTELINPTEFAQKIEIEKGQIIDVRTPKEYKSGCIDGAVNIHLYDKDFGERIDKLDKNETVYVYCKAGGRSAEAVEIMQEKGFKHIVELDGGMDAWNEAAKPVKK; encoded by the coding sequence ATGAAAAGAGCACTTTATTTAGCAGTATTATTTATTTCACTTATATCCTGCCAGGCACAGCAAAAGGAAGGAACAGAATTAATAAACCCAACCGAATTTGCTCAAAAGATAGAGATCGAGAAGGGACAGATTATAGATGTACGTACGCCTAAAGAATACAAATCAGGGTGTATAGACGGAGCTGTAAATATCCATTTATATGATAAGGATTTTGGCGAACGAATTGACAAACTTGATAAAAATGAAACAGTATATGTTTACTGTAAAGCAGGAGGGCGAAGTGCCGAAGCTGTTGAAATTATGCAGGAAAAAGGCTTTAAGCATATAGTGGAACTAGACGGAGGTATGGATGCCTGGAACGAGGCGGCAAAGCCTGTAAAGAAATAG
- a CDS encoding response regulator, translating to MEAINILYIGRHPEIMETVVRLINKNESWNGLGTTNDEEAKALFKGVRISLVLLGCGISEEDEISLRIAFAAHNPRVKVIQHYGGGSGLLYNEIYAALYNRPEIINFLSQFNA from the coding sequence ATGGAAGCGATAAACATTTTATACATAGGCAGGCATCCTGAAATTATGGAGACCGTTGTAAGGCTTATAAACAAAAATGAAAGCTGGAACGGATTAGGAACTACCAATGACGAGGAAGCCAAAGCACTCTTTAAGGGAGTAAGAATAAGTCTTGTACTATTGGGATGTGGCATTAGCGAAGAAGATGAAATTTCTTTAAGAATAGCTTTTGCAGCTCACAACCCCAGAGTTAAGGTTATACAACATTATGGAGGGGGTAGCGGATTGCTTTATAATGAGATATATGCCGCTTTATACAACAGGCCCGAGATAATTAACTTCTTGTCCCAGTTCAATGCATAA
- a CDS encoding GNAT family N-acetyltransferase, producing MEIIHYDDGKKGHFKAMESDVQAGIMTYVWANNDKFIIEHTIGNPEFKGVGKKLLDKAVEFAREKNIKIIPLCPFAKKMFDRHEEIGDVLAK from the coding sequence ATGGAGATAATTCATTATGATGATGGCAAAAAAGGCCATTTTAAAGCTATGGAAAGCGATGTTCAGGCAGGTATTATGACCTATGTTTGGGCCAACAACGATAAATTTATAATTGAACACACTATAGGCAACCCTGAATTTAAAGGTGTAGGCAAAAAACTACTGGATAAGGCAGTTGAGTTTGCCCGAGAAAAGAACATTAAAATAATACCCCTGTGTCCTTTTGCCAAAAAGATGTTTGACAGACACGAAGAAATTGGGGATGTTTTAGCAAAATAA
- a CDS encoding thioredoxin family protein, whose translation MKIKTILICLFLLGSLTAANAQEDASVVLEKAYAQAKKEKKKVFVIFHASWCGWCKKMEKNMQSPACKKLFDDNYVTTFLTVQESPKNKSLENPGGDDILKKFKGEGQGIPFWLILDTDGSLLADSFNSKSENLGCPSTAEEVAEFTAKLKRTSKLTPAQLGVISETFIIKK comes from the coding sequence ATGAAAATAAAAACAATTTTAATCTGCCTCTTCCTTTTAGGAAGCTTAACCGCTGCAAATGCTCAGGAAGATGCGTCGGTGGTTTTGGAAAAAGCCTATGCACAAGCTAAAAAAGAGAAGAAAAAAGTGTTTGTAATCTTCCATGCCTCATGGTGCGGATGGTGCAAAAAGATGGAAAAGAATATGCAGAGCCCTGCCTGCAAAAAGCTATTTGATGATAATTATGTAACCACCTTTTTAACGGTGCAGGAATCGCCTAAAAACAAAAGCCTTGAAAATCCGGGAGGAGATGATATCCTTAAGAAGTTTAAAGGCGAAGGTCAGGGAATTCCGTTCTGGCTAATTCTTGATACCGATGGCAGCCTGCTTGCCGATTCGTTTAACAGTAAAAGCGAAAACCTGGGATGCCCTTCTACGGCGGAAGAAGTAGCCGAGTTTACGGCAAAGCTTAAACGAACATCAAAATTAACCCCGGCACAACTAGGAGTAATTTCTGAAACATTTATAATTAAAAAATAA
- a CDS encoding response regulator, with protein sequence MKKHRDILIIEDDEDDREILKEIFRDLGYKNNLIFFNDGVEALDYLRRPEIEPFIVISDINMPKLGGFELRELILQEEIFMDKDIPYIFISNAQDDHSIRQANKLSIQDYIHKGSDYNSYKERIKDLIDYWKENINSFTSKG encoded by the coding sequence ATGAAAAAACACAGGGATATTCTTATTATTGAAGACGACGAAGACGACAGAGAGATTTTAAAAGAAATATTCAGGGATTTAGGTTACAAAAACAACCTGATATTTTTTAACGACGGTGTAGAAGCACTTGACTATTTAAGGAGGCCTGAGATAGAGCCTTTTATTGTGATATCCGACATTAATATGCCTAAACTGGGAGGCTTTGAATTAAGAGAGCTTATATTACAGGAAGAAATTTTTATGGATAAAGACATTCCTTATATATTTATCTCTAATGCTCAGGATGACCATTCCATAAGGCAGGCTAACAAGCTTTCCATTCAGGATTATATTCATAAAGGCAGCGACTATAACAGCTACAAAGAGCGTATAAAAGATTTGATTGATTACTGGAAGGAAAACATTAACTCATTTACTTCCAAAGGATAA
- a CDS encoding TlpA family protein disulfide reductase gives MKKMLMAGLSAIFLLYSCNEKKENSTENSNSDSKEAVAEINKPQPIHVYEKGGVKVNAYNYNGLEYFLTKSNDTTYVVNFWATWCVPCVEELPYFEKLNAGYADKKVKVLLVSLDMHKKIESNLIPFIDKKKLQSDVVLLRDPDADTWIRKIDTIWSGAIPATIIYNKNSRKFFEQQFTYEELEKELNNFIKP, from the coding sequence ATGAAAAAAATGCTAATGGCAGGTTTATCGGCAATATTTTTGCTGTATTCGTGTAATGAAAAGAAAGAAAATAGTACTGAAAACAGTAATTCTGACTCAAAAGAAGCAGTTGCAGAAATAAATAAGCCACAACCCATACATGTTTATGAAAAGGGTGGGGTTAAGGTAAATGCTTATAACTATAACGGACTTGAATATTTTTTAACCAAGAGTAATGATACTACCTATGTGGTGAACTTTTGGGCTACATGGTGTGTTCCGTGTGTAGAAGAGCTACCATATTTTGAAAAGCTTAATGCCGGGTATGCCGATAAAAAGGTGAAGGTTCTTCTGGTGAGTTTGGATATGCATAAAAAAATAGAGAGTAACCTGATACCTTTTATAGATAAAAAGAAACTGCAAAGTGACGTGGTTTTACTAAGAGATCCGGATGCCGATACCTGGATAAGAAAGATTGATACAATATGGAGTGGGGCAATACCGGCAACAATTATATATAATAAGAATAGTCGCAAGTTTTTTGAACAACAATTTACGTATGAAGAGCTTGAAAAGGAACTGAACAATTTTATAAAACCATAA
- a CDS encoding GNAT family N-acetyltransferase, translated as MAIQFKTLESTEIPELLEVFNSAFSDYALPMRMEEAIFLRKLFIEGVSLGFSAGAFDGDKLVGFILHGLDEFNGEKRVFNAATGVVQSHRGQRLAKQMYNYILPVLKAQGYRHHQLEVLNGNIKAERAYEKVGFRKSRDLFGYEGTVAPQIIPAVEIKEVKYLDWIKVQSFWDVQPAWQNHTPTVQRTMKDQKIIAAYVEGNLAGYLVYDTVNGRSKQFAVKKEYRRQGIGTALLANVTQALGKVNFVNYDDNDKGAKAFFDALGLKPNYHLHEMTLVYS; from the coding sequence ATGGCTATACAGTTTAAAACTTTAGAAAGCACTGAAATACCTGAACTCCTTGAGGTATTTAACAGTGCTTTTTCTGATTATGCCCTCCCCATGAGGATGGAGGAAGCTATTTTTCTGCGTAAGCTTTTTATCGAAGGAGTTTCGCTTGGCTTCTCTGCAGGAGCTTTTGACGGAGATAAGCTTGTAGGGTTTATTCTCCATGGTCTTGATGAGTTTAATGGAGAAAAAAGGGTCTTTAATGCCGCCACAGGAGTAGTACAGTCACATAGAGGGCAGCGCCTTGCAAAACAAATGTACAATTACATACTGCCTGTTTTAAAAGCACAAGGCTACAGGCACCATCAGCTTGAGGTGCTTAATGGTAATATAAAGGCCGAAAGGGCTTATGAAAAGGTTGGCTTCCGTAAATCAAGAGACCTTTTCGGTTATGAAGGTACTGTTGCTCCACAAATTATTCCTGCTGTAGAGATAAAGGAGGTAAAATATTTAGACTGGATTAAGGTACAGTCTTTTTGGGATGTGCAGCCTGCATGGCAAAACCATACTCCAACAGTACAAAGGACAATGAAAGATCAAAAGATTATTGCCGCTTATGTTGAAGGAAACCTTGCCGGATATCTTGTATATGATACAGTTAACGGCAGGTCAAAACAGTTTGCCGTTAAAAAGGAATACCGGAGACAAGGTATAGGTACAGCATTATTAGCCAATGTTACTCAGGCTTTGGGAAAAGTAAACTTTGTAAATTATGATGATAATGATAAAGGGGCAAAAGCATTTTTTGATGCTTTAGGATTGAAACCAAATTATCATTTACATGAAATGACGCTTGTTTACTCTTAA
- a CDS encoding pirin family protein, with translation MSNINLIIEERPSDIGNFLVGRLLPFKDKRTVGPFAFIDHMGPVALKDNENMDVGPHPHIGLSTLTYLFEGNIMHKDSLGTEVEIKPGQVNWMTAGKGIVHSERTPDYLRHSDKMLHGLQIWVALPKEFEQTEPSFVHIEENELPAWEQDGVSVKLIAGEAFGKKSPVPVYSKLYYIEIKSKTKQKLSIGKDLYGESGLYILEGSIESDGTVFEPKQLLVAKEASLCEFTINENSTVYIFGGEPFPEPRHIYWNFVATSYELIEDAKQRWLDQTFPKVPGETGFVPLPPQNTNFKPKQ, from the coding sequence ATGTCAAATATCAATCTAATTATAGAAGAGCGCCCCAGCGACATAGGTAACTTTCTCGTAGGAAGGCTCTTACCCTTTAAAGACAAAAGAACCGTAGGTCCGTTCGCATTTATTGACCACATGGGTCCGGTGGCTTTAAAAGACAATGAAAATATGGATGTAGGTCCTCATCCGCACATAGGCCTGTCTACACTAACCTACCTGTTTGAAGGAAACATTATGCACAAGGACAGTTTAGGTACTGAAGTAGAAATAAAACCCGGCCAGGTAAACTGGATGACTGCAGGCAAAGGCATTGTACATTCTGAACGTACACCTGACTATTTAAGGCATTCAGACAAAATGCTTCATGGCCTGCAAATATGGGTTGCATTACCTAAGGAATTTGAACAAACAGAACCATCTTTTGTACATATTGAAGAAAATGAACTCCCGGCCTGGGAACAGGATGGTGTATCCGTAAAGCTTATTGCCGGAGAAGCTTTCGGTAAAAAATCACCGGTACCGGTTTACAGTAAACTGTACTATATAGAAATAAAAAGTAAAACGAAACAAAAACTGAGTATAGGCAAAGACCTTTATGGGGAAAGCGGCCTGTATATTCTTGAAGGCAGCATAGAAAGTGACGGTACCGTTTTTGAACCTAAACAGCTGCTTGTGGCAAAAGAGGCCTCGCTTTGCGAATTCACAATAAACGAAAACAGTACGGTATATATTTTTGGAGGAGAACCGTTTCCTGAGCCAAGGCATATTTACTGGAATTTTGTGGCTACTTCCTATGAACTTATTGAAGATGCCAAACAGAGATGGCTGGATCAAACCTTCCCTAAAGTACCGGGAGAAACAGGCTTTGTACCACTACCACCTCAAAACACAAACTTTAAACCAAAACAATAA